The DNA region AACGCTTGTATACGGGGATTCCTGAACGCTTCGCCGCTTCGACCTCGGGGTTGTCCTCCTTGACTGCGGAGGAACGCACCACCCAATCCGCTCCGGTGACATTGCGCGGATGATGCCCGATGTAAATAGTGACACCCGCATTCTGCAAATCCACTGCGAATTGGGAAAGGGCGCGGTCGGAACCTGTCACTTCGTAGCCGCTCTCCTTGAGCAGACGCGCGATGGCAGACAGCCCCGAACCCCCAATGCCGATAAAGTGGACACGTGTCATGAGCAGGCGTTTTCCAATTCCATTAGATATACACGACGATGATGAAGATCAGGATAATGATGACGGCAAAATAAATACCCGGCTCGCCTAGAAAACGCGGCGGCATGTATGCCATCATGCGGGTGATGGTATCTACAATGCCCGGGTCGGTTGCCGGGCTGATGATATTCGGGAATGGATAGCGGGCATCATGGTTGTAAAACAGGGCGGTACCTGCGATCAGATAGCCATTGAAACCACCTAACACCGCACCAAAGAGTGCATCCTGTAAACGCTCGCGCGCCGCCTTGGATGCAAAGC from Anaerolineales bacterium includes:
- a CDS encoding CvpA family protein; the protein is MMSVVYIFWMYVILFGVIGAIRGWAKELLVAFSVVTALAVNLLLEKYVPLVRTLAESGQTPEALKSLFWVRIIILVALVYFGYQTVAINRFASKAARERLQDALFGAVLGGFNGYLIAGTALFYNHDARYPFPNIISPATDPGIVDTITRMMAYMPPRFLGEPGIYFAVIIILIFIIVVYI